A region of Ornithodoros turicata isolate Travis chromosome 5, ASM3712646v1, whole genome shotgun sequence DNA encodes the following proteins:
- the LOC135396183 gene encoding alpha-scruin-like isoform X2, which translates to MSAMEPSAPEGTAKGSQWSEASITSAPLAMSSTLPDREPQERPDKSARRKQDEVISTSKDDLHGLPPSKEPILRQPFMIGGKKPGISDIIRQLTPCSQEWYKAVPMNWQVNPAKNLEKLPSPKVQDARSPAMLLLGGVNISSLSEVLTGSLMLRYNIEERKWNSCNPMPILRYGHRCVYFNEEVYMIGGFDNRDATHGLRMSTSTCFVFNVREGEWRNAAPMNQSRGYHAVAVLEDRIYAVGGVDTTGFLSSVEWYSADDDTWTILEKELYKGRMGMAAAAFKGNLWVVGGIVQITPQHTCATAYVEIYNPKQKQWTYAASYLSTPRACATLLNVDDTELYCFGGIFYDPSNATRRLITCNDIAAYVDAHTAWKKVATMPEPRHNAHLLRFKDRTFLVGGQSMESPSKQLTSIVVDDGKFKWKSVGVVPLPISAYGIVIIPPSE; encoded by the exons ATGTCTGCAATGGAACCATCCGCGCCAGAAGGAACAGCCAAAGGATCCCAATGGTCTGAAGCATCAATAACCAGTGCGCCACTGGCAATGTCATCTACACTCCCAGATCGGGAGCCACAAGAAAGGCCGGACAAATCCGCAAGGAGGAAGCAGGACGAAGTGATCTCCACTAGTAAGGATGACTTGCATGGTCTCCCACCATCCAAAGAACCAattctgcgccaaccatttaTGATTGGTGGTAAG AAGCCAGGGATTTCAGACATAATTCGCCAGCTAACGCCATGCAGCCAGGAGTGGTACAAGGCGGTTCCAATGAACTGGCAGGTGAACCCAGCCAAGAATTTGGAGAAGTTACCTTCACCAAAAGTCCAGGATGCGCGTTCTCCAGCTATGCTCCTCTTAGGCGGAGTCAACATATCCTCACTGAGTGAGGTCCTCACAG GATCCCTGATGCTGCGCTACAATATAGAAGAGCGCAAGTGGAATTCCTGTAACCCGATGCCCATCTTGCGGTACGGACACAGATGCGTGTATTTCAACGAAGAAGTATACATGATTG GAGGTTTTGACAACCGCGACGCCACACACGGTCTGCGTATGTCCACAAGCACCTGCTTCGTCTTTAACGTTCGAGAAGGCGAATGGAGGAACGCGGCCCCCATGAACCAGTCCAGGGGATACCACGCCGTCGCAGTACTCGAGGATCGCATCTACGCAGTCGGTGGAGTTGACACAACAG GCTTCCTCTCAAGCGTCGAGTGGTACAGTGCGGACGATGACACCTGGACCATCCTGGAGAAAGAACTCTACAAAGGCCGAATGGGGATGGCTGCAGCAGCTTTCAAGGGCAACCTCTGGGTCGTCGGAGGCATTGTACAGATCACGCCACAGCACACGTGTGCCACTGCCTACGTCGAAATATACAATCCCAAGCAAAAGCA ATGGACATACGCTGCTAGCTATCTGTCCACTCCCAGAGCGTGCGCTACGCTGCTAAACGTCGACGACACCGAACTCTATTGCTTCGGGGGTATCTTCTATGATCCTTCGAATGCGACACGAAGGTTAATAACCTGCAACGACATTGCTGCTTATGTGGATGCACATACAGCCTGGAAGAAGGTTGCAACCATGCCAGAGCCACGTCACAACGCGCACCTTCTCCGCTTTA AGGACCGTACATTTTTGGTAGGAGGTCAGAGCATGGAGTCACCAAGCAAACAGTTAACCAGCATCGTGGTGGACGATGGAAAATTCAAGTGGAAGAGCGTGGGTGTTGTGCCTCTCCCCATCTCTGCATACGGCATAGTTATTATTCCACCTTCGGAATGA
- the LOC135396183 gene encoding alpha-scruin-like isoform X1, giving the protein MSAMEPSAPEGTAKGSQWSEASITSAPLAMSSTLPDREPQERPDKSARRKQDEVISTSKDDLHGLPPSKEPILRQPFMIGGKKPGISDIIRQLTPCSQEWYKAVPMNWQVNPAKNLEKLPSPKVQDARSPAMLLLGGVNISSLSEVLTGSLMLRYNIEERKWNSCNPMPILRYGHRCVYFNEEVYMIGGFDNRDATHGLRMSTSTCFVFNVREGEWRNAAPMNQSRGYHAVAVLEDRIYAVGGVDTTDVFLSSVEWYSADDDTWTILEKELYKGRMGMAAAAFKGNLWVVGGIVQITPQHTCATAYVEIYNPKQKQWTYAASYLSTPRACATLLNVDDTELYCFGGIFYDPSNATRRLITCNDIAAYVDAHTAWKKVATMPEPRHNAHLLRFKDRTFLVGGQSMESPSKQLTSIVVDDGKFKWKSVGVVPLPISAYGIVIIPPSE; this is encoded by the exons ATGTCTGCAATGGAACCATCCGCGCCAGAAGGAACAGCCAAAGGATCCCAATGGTCTGAAGCATCAATAACCAGTGCGCCACTGGCAATGTCATCTACACTCCCAGATCGGGAGCCACAAGAAAGGCCGGACAAATCCGCAAGGAGGAAGCAGGACGAAGTGATCTCCACTAGTAAGGATGACTTGCATGGTCTCCCACCATCCAAAGAACCAattctgcgccaaccatttaTGATTGGTGGTAAG AAGCCAGGGATTTCAGACATAATTCGCCAGCTAACGCCATGCAGCCAGGAGTGGTACAAGGCGGTTCCAATGAACTGGCAGGTGAACCCAGCCAAGAATTTGGAGAAGTTACCTTCACCAAAAGTCCAGGATGCGCGTTCTCCAGCTATGCTCCTCTTAGGCGGAGTCAACATATCCTCACTGAGTGAGGTCCTCACAG GATCCCTGATGCTGCGCTACAATATAGAAGAGCGCAAGTGGAATTCCTGTAACCCGATGCCCATCTTGCGGTACGGACACAGATGCGTGTATTTCAACGAAGAAGTATACATGATTG GAGGTTTTGACAACCGCGACGCCACACACGGTCTGCGTATGTCCACAAGCACCTGCTTCGTCTTTAACGTTCGAGAAGGCGAATGGAGGAACGCGGCCCCCATGAACCAGTCCAGGGGATACCACGCCGTCGCAGTACTCGAGGATCGCATCTACGCAGTCGGTGGAGTTGACACAACAGATGT CTTCCTCTCAAGCGTCGAGTGGTACAGTGCGGACGATGACACCTGGACCATCCTGGAGAAAGAACTCTACAAAGGCCGAATGGGGATGGCTGCAGCAGCTTTCAAGGGCAACCTCTGGGTCGTCGGAGGCATTGTACAGATCACGCCACAGCACACGTGTGCCACTGCCTACGTCGAAATATACAATCCCAAGCAAAAGCA ATGGACATACGCTGCTAGCTATCTGTCCACTCCCAGAGCGTGCGCTACGCTGCTAAACGTCGACGACACCGAACTCTATTGCTTCGGGGGTATCTTCTATGATCCTTCGAATGCGACACGAAGGTTAATAACCTGCAACGACATTGCTGCTTATGTGGATGCACATACAGCCTGGAAGAAGGTTGCAACCATGCCAGAGCCACGTCACAACGCGCACCTTCTCCGCTTTA AGGACCGTACATTTTTGGTAGGAGGTCAGAGCATGGAGTCACCAAGCAAACAGTTAACCAGCATCGTGGTGGACGATGGAAAATTCAAGTGGAAGAGCGTGGGTGTTGTGCCTCTCCCCATCTCTGCATACGGCATAGTTATTATTCCACCTTCGGAATGA